One window of the Camelina sativa cultivar DH55 chromosome 1, Cs, whole genome shotgun sequence genome contains the following:
- the LOC104783365 gene encoding F-box protein ETP1-like, translating to MAIPELANDLVDEILCCLPATSLKRLRATCKRWNRLFKEDRKFASEHRDKAAKEFLFLIMTEKQRICPLSIINLAPQHGDDVTPLPSVEVKRELSLPHPRSNNIRQFDMTTQVFHCDGLLLCVRDLITGPTACHYEIVVWNPFTGQTRWIEADNRWNPFITFVLGYNNNKSSCSQRILCFDPAGKETEIYDLNSSDSWRTLDDDLTPPGWTAVIAEDFTSLKGNIYFFAKEESEPQLGLSLLRFDFSTEKSSLFVPLPYQRPRWEILRLSAVRDEKLSVFLQPADTSKAEIWVTSKIDDDSTKAVSWNKVLAFDLNPHLQITEHVTFVLDEDKKVAVCCERLMDYDDDLCIDKIYILGQDNQGSEFGFDPLVPYQTGPRPVPLNYVPSLVQIELPAGD from the coding sequence ATGGCGATACCGGAGCTTGCAAACGATTTGGTAGATGAAATACTCTGTTGCCTTCCGGCCACATCCCTGAAACGGTTACGAGCTACTTGCAAAAGATGGAACCGTTTGTTCAAAGAAGATAGGAAATTCGCGAGTGAGCACCGGGATAAAGCCGCAAAGGAGTTTCTATTTCTCATCATGACAGAGAAGCAGAGGATTTGTCCGTTGAGCATAATCAATCTTGCACCACAACATGGAGATGATGTTACTCCTCTTCCATCTGTAGAGGTAAAAAGAGAGCTTAGCCTACCACATCCGCGTTCCAACAATATACGTCAATTCGATATGACGACCCAAGTCTTTCACTGCGACGGCTTATTGTTATGCGTCCGCGATCTCATCACCGGCCCCACCGCATGCCACTATGAAATAGTGGTTTGGAACCCGTTTACTGGTCAAACCAGGTGGATCGAAGCCGACAATCGTTGGAATCCATTCATTACATTTGTTCTCgggtacaacaacaacaagtcctCCTGCAGTCAAAGAATTTTGTGCTTTGATCCTGCTGGCAAAGAAACAGAAATCTACGACCTTAACTCCTCTGATTCGTGGAGGACTCTTGATGATGATCTCACTCCACCAGGCTGGACCGCGGTGATCGCTGAAGACTTCACGTCTTTGAAGGGAAATATCTACTTTTTTGCTAAGGAGGAATCAGAACCGCAACTTGGCTTGTCATTGCTCAGATTTGATTTCTCTACTGAGAAATCATCTCTGTTTGTGCCTCTTCCCTATCAGCGTCCAAGGTGGGAAATTTTGAGACTTTCTGCTGTTAGGGACGAGAAACTTTCCGTGTTTTTACAGCCCGCTGATACATCCAAGGCTGAGATATGGGTGACAAGTAAGATTGATGATGACTCCACCAAAGCGGTGTCCTGGAACAAGGTCTTAGCATTTGATTTGAACCCTCATCTTCAAATTACTGAGCATGTAACGTTTGTGCTTGACGAGGATAAGAAAGTCGCCGTGTGTTGTGAGAGATTGATGGATTACGACGACGATCTCTGCATCGATAAGATATACATTCTCGGCCAGGATAATCAAGGCagtgaatttggttttgatccGCTTGTTCCATATCAGACAGGACCTCGGCCAGTTCCTCTTAATTACGTTCCAAGTTTGGTCCAAATCGAGCTACCTGCTGGAGACTAA
- the LOC104783350 gene encoding VQ motif-containing protein 20-like: MSSTFNGHHTHHHQPKREPNENGILYPPSPSLSPPTLKVNKDSHVIKKQPSPSSSSSVAAAKHRHPVIIYTHTPKIIHTNPKDFMALVQKLTGMSPSDEDPGGNATTDRGGKSINQSQSVSDLAVDRKNNRNRGGGGIGHNNYHRNYSGTGKGIFFNNAMISDDSESSSVITTDENGGGGGGEHGQVNSSIPYSAVAIPPPPPHPHPPPPPPPSMYDATGLNYGAYLPTFPMFLPATNPADNFLCGGGITNQTFASIDDQLYLANNMRSSFSSSSSSGFDGSAEFRDF; the protein is encoded by the coding sequence atgAGCTCAACGTTCAATGGCCACCACACTCATCATCACCAGCCAAAGAGAGAACCAAATGAAAACGGAATCTTATACCCTCCTTCACCGTCACTGTCACCGCCGACGTTAAAAGTCAACAAAGACTCTCACGTTATTAAAAAACAACCATCtccgtcttcttcctcctccgtgGCCGCCGCAAAACATCGTCACCCGGTGATCatctacacacacacacccaaAATCATACACACGAATCCTAAAGATTTCATGGCTCTTGTCCAAAAACTCACCGGAATGTCCCCTTCGGACGAAGATCCCGGCGGTAACGCGACGACGGATCGCGGCGGTAAATCAATCAACCAGAGCCAGAGCGTGTCTGATCTCGCCGTCGACAGAAAAAACAATCGGAATCGCGGCGGCGGTGGTATTGGACATAACAATTACCATAGAAACTATTCCGGCACCGGAAAGggtatattttttaataacgcGATGATAAGCGATGATAGTGAATCGTCGTCGGTGATAACGACCGATGagaacggaggaggaggaggaggagaacacGGACAGGTTAACTCATCGATTCCGTATTCGGCGGTGGCTATACCTCCACCgcctcctcatcctcatcctcctcctcctccgccgccgtcTATGTACGACGCGACGGGGTTAAATTACGGAGCTTACTTACCGACGTTTCCGATGTTCCTACCGGCGACGAATCCAGCTGATAATTTCTTATGCGGTGGTGGTATAACTAATCAAACGTTTGCGAGTATTGATGATCAGCTTTACTTGGCGAACAATATGAGAagctctttctcttcttcttcatcttctggcTTCGACGGCTCGGCCGAGTTTCgcgatttttaa
- the LOC104783340 gene encoding VQ motif-containing protein 20-like → MSSTFNGHHTHHHQPKREPNENGILYPPSPSLSPPTLKVNKDSHVIKKQPSPSSSSSVAAAKHRHPVIIYTHTPKIIHTNPKDFMALVQKLTGMSPSDEDPGGNATTDRGGKSINQSQSVSDLAVDRKNNRNRGGGTGHNNYHRNYSGTGKGIFFNNAMISDDSESSSVITTDENGGGGGGEHGQVNSSIPYSAVAIPPPPPHPHPPPPPPPSMYDATGLNYGAYLPTFPMFLPATNPADNFLCGGGITNQTFASIDDQLYLANNMRSSFSSSSSSGFDGSAEFRDF, encoded by the coding sequence atgAGCTCAACGTTCAATGGCCACCACACTCATCATCACCAGCCAAAGAGAGAACCAAATGAAAACGGAATCTTATACCCTCCTTCACCGTCACTGTCACCGCCGACGTTAAAAGTCAACAAAGACTCTCACGTTATTAAAAAACAACCATCtccgtcttcttcctcctccgtgGCCGCCGCAAAACATCGTCACCCGGTGATCatctacacacacacacccaaAATCATACACACGAATCCTAAAGATTTCATGGCTCTTGTCCAAAAACTCACCGGAATGTCCCCTTCGGACGAAGATCCCGGCGGTAACGCGACGACGGATCGCGGCGGTAAATCTATCAACCAGAGCCAGAGCGTGTCTGATCTCGCCGTCGACAGAAAAAACAATCGGAATCGCGGCGGCGGTACTGGACATAACAATTACCATAGAAACTATTCCGGCACCGGAAAGggtatattttttaataacgcGATGATAAGCGATGATAGTGAATCGTCGTCGGTGATAACGACCGATGagaacggaggaggaggaggaggagaacacGGACAGGTTAACTCATCGATTCCGTATTCGGCGGTGGCTATACCTCCACCgcctcctcatcctcatcctcctcctcctccgccgccgtcTATGTACGACGCGACGGGGTTAAATTACGGAGCTTACTTACCGACGTTTCCGATGTTCCTACCGGCGACGAATCCAGCTGATAATTTCTTATGCGGTGGTGGTATAACTAATCAAACGTTTGCGAGTATTGATGATCAGCTTTACTTGGCGAACAATATGAGAagctctttctcttcttcttcatcttctggcTTCGACGGCTCGGCCGAGTTTCgcgatttttaa
- the LOC104783329 gene encoding uncharacterized protein LOC104783329 — MFSTSTLLQSSDLSMSSKTRNMLEGLVKDTSFKWLLGKQSSFDEEIEEMGRSPSASSNWIPELSPVANVVVRRCSKILGVPANELRDSFKQEAFESLKQPSLFARNFLEYCCFRALSLSVGVTGHLADKKFRRLTFDMMVVWEVPAVSSQALLSVEEDATVSLEAFSRIAPAVPIIADVIICENLFGILTSSTGGRLQFSVYDKYLYGLERAIKKMRAQSESSLLSGVRSKREKILEIDGTVTTQPVLEHVGISTWPGRLILTDHSLYFEALKVVSYDKPKRYDLSEDLKQIVKPELTGPWGTRLFDKAVSYKSISLSEPVVMEFPELKGHTRRDYWLTIIREILYVQRYINEYKITGLARDEALSKAVLGIIRVQAIQELSLTNAMRYETLLPFNLCDHLPGGDLILQTLAEMSTSRDLHRSNKSKDTGTLHSSASDMVSHLGSVFGGSSPRSRMSETSSLVVGEVVVGDVNPLERAVKKSRKNYEKVVLAQETINGVKMDGIDTNLAVMKELMLPIMETGNGIVSVVYWDDPMKSIVFCLFSTFIIWRGWLVYVFSLASLFSAIFMVLTRCFSREKLMIELKVTAPPPMNTMEQLLAVQNGISELEQNIQDANIVLLKFRALLFSLFPQASEKFAIAIVVAAMMIAFVPGRYLLSVVFVEFFTRYSPPRRASTERLIRRLREWWFSIPAAPVILQHDKDNKKKKN; from the exons ATGTTTTCGACTTCAACGTTGCTTCAGAGTTCAGATTTGAG tatgTCGAGCAAAACCCGGAATATGCTTGAAGGTTTGGTTAAAGATACTTCTTTTAAATGGTTGCTCGGTAAACAAAGTTCTTTCGATGAAGAAATCGAGGAAATGGGAAGATCCCCATCTGCTTCCTCCAATTGGATTCCTGAGCTTTCTCCTGTTGCTAACGTCGTTGTCCGCAGGTGTTCTAA GATACTCGGTGTTCCTGCAAACGAGCTGCGAGATAGTTTCAAACAAGAGGCATTTGAATCTCTCAAGCAGCCCTCGTTATTTGCAAGGAATTTTCTAGAGTACTGTTGTTTTAGAGCACTTTCACTCTCTGTTGGAGTAACTGGTCATCTAGCCGATAAAAAGTTTCGGCGCTTAACCTTTGACATGATGGTTGTCTGGGAAGTCCCAGCTGTTTCAAGCCAGGCTTTACTCAGC GTAGAAGAAGATGCTACAGTGAGTTTAGAAGCCTTCTCAAGGATCGCACCAGCAGTTCCTATAATAGCTGATGTGATCATATGTGAAAATCTGTTTGGAATTCTTACTTCATCAACGGGTGGTCGGCTTCAGTTCTCTGTTTATGACAAGTATTTATATGGACTTGAGAG agCAATAAAGAAGATGAGGGCACAGTCAGAATCATCTTTGCTTTCTGGTGTTcgatcaaaaagagaaaagattcTGGAAATAGATGGGACAGTTACTACCCAACCAGTTCTTGAACATGTTGGAATTTCAACATGGCCAG GTCGCTTGATCCTAACAGACCACTCACTATATTTTGAGGCCTTAAAAGTCGTGTCTTATGATAAACCAAAGCGATATGACCTATCTGAAGATCTAAAGCAAATTGTTAAACCTGAGTTAACTGGTCCTTGGGGCACTCGGCTTTTCGACAAGGCTGTTTCTTACAAGTCTATATCTCT ATCAGAACCAGTGGTAATGGAATTCCCAGAGCTCAAAGGCCACACACGCCGTGACTACTGGCTCACTATTATACGAGAAATATTATACGTTCAAAGATACATAAACGAGTACAAGATCACAGGTTTGGCAAGAGACGAAGCACTTTCAAAGGCTGTCCTTGGCATTATACGTGTGCAAGCTATTCAAGAACTGAGTTTGACAAATGCAATGCGTTACGAAACTCTTCTTCCGTTCAATCTCTGCGATCACCTTCCTGGTGGGGATCTGATTCTTCAGACACTTGCAGAGATGTCTACTTCAAGAGATCTCCATCGATCAAATAAATCCAAAGATACAG GGACATTACATTCCTCAGCTTCAGATATGGTTTCACATCTGGGTTCTGTGTTTGGAGGATCAAGTCCTAGGAGCAGAATGAGTGAGACGAGTAGTCTCGTGGTAGGTGAAGTAGTGGTTGGAGATGTGAATCCACTAGAGAGAGCAGTGAAGAAGTCCCGTAAGAACTACGAGAAAGTAGTCCTAGCGCAAGAGACGATTAATGGAGTCAAAATGGATGGCATTGACACTAACTTAGCTGTGATGaag GAACTGATGCTTCCGATTATGGAAACAGGGAACGGGATTGTGTCGGTGGTGTATTGGGATGATCCGATGAAGTCTATTGTTTTCTGTCTCTTCTCCACTTTCATAATTTGGAGGGGGTggcttgtttatgttttttctcttgCGTCTCTCTTCTCTGCAATCTTCATGGTTCTCACAAGATGTTTCAGCAGAGAAAAGCTCATGATCGAGCTAAAAGTAACTGCTCCTCCACCAATGAACACAATGGAACAGCTTTTGGCGGTCCAGAACGGGATCTCGGAGCTGGAACAGAACATTCAAGACGCAAACATCGTTCTTCTCAAGTTCCGAGCTTTGTTATTCTCGCTTTTCCCTCAG GCGAGCGAGAAGTTTGCAATCGCGATTGTGGTAGCAGCGATGATGATTGCTTTTGTTCCGGGACGCTACTTGCTTTCGGTGGTGTTTGTTGAGTTTTTCACAAGATACTCGCCGCCACGGAGAGCTAGCACGGAACGGTTGATAAGGCGGTTGAGAGAGTGGTGGTTTAGTATACCGGCAGCGCCAGTGATCCTCCAACACGACAAGgacaataagaagaagaagaactga